In the genome of Dromiciops gliroides isolate mDroGli1 chromosome 1, mDroGli1.pri, whole genome shotgun sequence, the window TTCCTAAAAGAGCAGACTGTATCCCTGCCACCTCCCTAACTGTATTGTAGTGAGGATAAAAGGATACTTGGAGATAGGCTATAAATGCCTTGAATTGTTCTTCCTCTGGTGTCTAGGACAACCATTCCAGAAAGCCCCACTATCTAAGTTTCACTGTGAAAGAGACCACATGCTTGACAACAGAAAACATCACTCCTGTAGCATGTGACTTCAAAGAAAATGGGGTAAGATCCACATtcatcctcccttcccctccctccctccccctctcctcctctctgtctccttcatgTTTCTGCCTGTCTCTaccttctctccactctctctcctcttcccttctccctctcatctttcctctcttctttccatcttctattttatcattaaataaatacttattatgttTATTAACATAACCAATTATATTACTAATAGTAGTAAGATTCCTGAAAGTTCTGAAGCAGAATCAATGTAACTGTGaaattttgacaaaataaattaaaatgcaatgaaGAATAGGTAACGCTAAGTCAATCAATGACCCataaggatccttatgtatggcttAGTGGACCCCATTTCTGTTTCAGTCCAACACCACTGGGCTAGATGAACTCCGAGGTCTCTTCCAACACTAACTCATACAATCCTAATGTCCTAAGCATGGAAGAGAACAgtgctgggggggtggggtggggtagggacctatgattggggttgggggaaggttGGAAAAGGGGGGTGGAGCATGTGTATATTGTGtatttcctattttccccttgCGATTGAGGCTAAAGTTTCCCtacacatttctctctctctctctctctctctctctctctctctctctctctctctctctccaaatgcagaaagaGAAGTATTGTCAGGGAATCATCAAAGCCATCAATGAGAAGGAAGCTGATGTGTGGGTCAAATGCGCACCCCTGGCAAGTCATAAGGTAAGTGGTCCCTGATGCCATTCCTGGTCCTGGAGCATCAGGCAGAGCAGCCAAGTAGGGAGGGGTCAATTGGGAAAATGCTCAAACCACTGGCTAATCAATTAACAAGTGTggtttgagaagagaagaaaaagagaaaaaataaaaacaaaaaagcaaaaaacaaaagtgtGGTTTGGTGACAAGAACACCAGATTTATAGtccagagacctgggtttgattctcACCTCTACCACTGATAGTCTAgattactttgggcaagtcatttaacttcttctagggcctcagtttcctcatctgtcaaatgagggtattggaccaGATAATTTCTTACACTTCCTCTCATAGGTAGTGAATAACCAGGATATGGAAAGGGCTGGATGAGCACTACAGATAAAATAGataggagttggggcagctaggcggcgcagtggatagagcactggccctggagtcaggaggacctgagttcaaagccagcctcagacacttaacacttactagctgtgtgaccctgggcaagtcacttaaccccaattgcctcaccaaaacaaaaaaaataggtaggagttcaaagaaggaaaacagagatGTGGACTGGATGGTTTAGGGAAGTACAATTTGAACTGTGTCTTGAAGTATAGATTACAACCCAgtacaataaacatttgttaaacacctactgcaTATAGAATGCATTGCAAAGCACTGGAATTAGAAAATTTAGATTAGACATAGTCCCTGGTCTTTTGGATCTTACACTTTAGAAGGGAGACAAAACCCCAAGATTATATAAATGCATTAGATTCCTAAAACaaatctttttgtggtgacaaagaattggaaattgagaggatgcccattaattgggaaatggctgaacaaattgtggtatatgattgtgatggaatactattgtgctgtaagaatgatgaacaggatagtttcagaaaatccaggaaagacttatatgaactgatacaaagtgcagtgagcagaaccagaggaacataGTAtattgtaacagcaatattgtaagaagcacctgtgaatgacttagctactctgatcgatacaattatccaagacaattttgaaggatttatgataagaaatgctatccaccaccagagaaagaactgatagagcctgaatgcagatcaaaacatactttctttacttgatttttcttgaggtttttttttggggggggtggtctgtgttttcttttgcaacatggctgatgtggaaatgtattttgaatgacttcacatggataatctatatctaattgcttggcTTCTCAAGaagggggtaggaaagggaaggagggggagaatttggaactcaaaattttaaaaagcaaattttttaaaattttacatataattgagaaaaataataggatagacagacagacaaacagagaggGCTATCCTAGGAAAGGCAAAATCCTTAGAGATCCCAATACTGCAAATTCCTGAATTCCAACTACAGGCTTTCCACAGAAAGACAGTAGAATGTATCAAAAAGAACACTGCTCtgagagtcaaaagacctgggttcaactcctaatgtagatgcttattagctatgtgactctaaaCAGGTCACTTCCTCCCCtgagccagtttcctcatctgtgaaacagggaCAATAATATTTGTACCGACTACCTCTAACTAGGTTTGTAAAACTAGGGAAATGGGAGTTATTACCACTATTTCATAAATACTAAACTTCTCTATTCTTTATCCTGCAGGTTGTGCGAGCCAAAAGAGAGGTTCCCAAAATAGTGGGAAAGATcttcaaaaaagttttaaaggAGGCAATTAAGATGACCATTGACGAACTTAGTAAACAAAAGGAAGATCCTGATTCTAAGGCTAATAAATAAGTAGCCatatggctagagcactgggcttgaagttaggaagacccgagttcaaatctgaattcagaaacttactagctgtgtaaccctgggcaagtcacttaaacatgtttgcctcagtttcctcaaatgtaaaatagagataatactagcacctacctcccagagttgttgtgagcatcaaataagataacgTCTTACCCTTTGTTTCCGTTATgtgtaaataaatatttcatttcacaATTCAatctggtttggttttgttttgcttcttcccATTTGCccctttgaaaacaaagtaatatcattttctttgtcctttctgaAGTGCCTTCACAGGATTTCAATTGATCCTTCCCATTAGCCCAGAGAAGGAAACACAAGATGGTGAGGGGGGTGGAGACCAGGCCAAATGAAAAAGAGCtgaaagaatttagaatttttagtctgaagaaaggaaaatttgcTGGGAATAGGATCCCTGTCTTCAGTtatctgaagggttgtcatgtgggaAGGGAGAGATTAGATTTGCTCTCCTTGGCTCCAAATGTCAATGGGGAAAAGTTATAAAGAGGCAGATGGAGGCTAGATGGAGAGAAAACCTTCTAGAAATTAGAGCTGTCTCAAAGTAGCATCAATgaggtcttcaagtggaggcTGGATGCCTCCTTGTCAGCACTGTTGTAAAGGGGGATATCTGTGAGGATATGGATTAGACTAGGTAATCTATGAGGTCCTGCGCAAGTAAGCAGAGCAGGGATTCTTGTCCCATTGTATAGATGAAACAGGCAAGTCTTTGAGAACTTTTCATAAGTAATTTGCTTTAGAAAAGTACATAAGGGCTTTCTCTACTACTATGCTGTTGGCCACcccaaaagggggtggggggcagatcaagatggcagagtacaaGCAGCAACCCAGATGGACTCTCCTAATATTCACCTACAAACAACTTTAGaataactcctcaaatcaaatactggaaaggcagagccaacaaaaggtctgaatgacccaagacaacttaggagttTTGCAGGAGGGGTCTGTGATGTCAGCCTAGGGGCCTGTCAAGAGTGCACGGAGCAGCAACACCAGCTATGGGCCTTGGAGGTGGCAGTGACAAGCAAcaacagcttcaggagctcttaACCCACAGACAATGAGGGGattagacaactggtcagaaagagattatagggacTCTGTGCTGGCTGGCACTGGGTCCAACTGGTGCTAATTGGCAACTGCCttgcccatacacagttctgggtcacagttccagggcagaaagggATGCTAGTGCTTGTGGCTATAGGGAAGCAAGGGTGAAAAAGAATGTTGCcctgggagaaagagggaagtagaggaaaagggggaaattatctcacatataagaaaattatctcacatgcaAGGAAGAGTAGTGGGGAAAATGAGGGGATAGATAGGCAATGCTTGATCCtcattctcattggaattggttcaaagagagaattatatacataaatacatacatacatatatatacatacatgtacatgcacactcTCAGTTAAGTATAGAAATTTAGCTTACCCAACAGgataaaggggaagaggaaaggaagcagtcttcagaaacaaaacaaaacagacttttgagtaGGGacagagtaaaaaaagaaagattaacagaagaaaataggacgaagggaaaatacacagtaagtaatctttttttttttttttcagtgaggcaattggggttaagtgatttgcccggggtcacacagctagtaagtgttaaatgtctgaggtcagatttgaactcaggtactcctgactccagggcctgtgctctatccactgcgccacctagctgcccccacaggaaGTAATCTTAACTGTGACTCTGAAAGGGATGAACTCAACCATAAAATTGAAGTGGATAGTAGAATGGAATCTAAATATGAAACAGaacccaacaatatgttgtttatgagagacacacttgaaacaaagcaaaagaaaaaacctaattaaaagatatcATGAGGGAGACTACATTTTGCTAAAGAGAagcatagacaatgaattaagataaaaaaaatttacaagtttctctgataaaggcctcatttctcaaatagataGGGAACTTAGTCaactttatagaaataagagccaatgcccagttgataaatggtcaaaggatattggtggagctttcctacagtaagttttcagaaaaagaaatcaaacctacctatagtaatatgaaaaaatgaaatgttctaaatgactattaattagagaaaggcaagttaaaacatctctgaggtaccacctcacaactatcagattggataatatgaccaaaaaaaccacagaaataacaaatgttggaggggatgtggaaaatagTGGCActagtgcactgttggtggagctgtgaaatggtctGACCATtccggagaacaatttggaaccatgccccaaaagCATGAGTAGTagagaccaaaaaaaagggaaaggacctatttgtacaaaaatatttgcagtagttcttttttttttttttttgcggggcaatgggggttaagtgacttgcccagggtcacacagctagtaagtgttaggtgtctgaggccggatttgaactcaagtactcctgaatccagggccggtgctttaaccactgtgccatctagctgcccctgcagtagTTCTTTTtatgggggcaaagaattggaaattgaaggaatattcatcaattggggaatgactaaacaagttgtagtatatgattgtgatgaaatactattgtctCATAAGaaattaggaggcagctaggtggtgcagtggataaagcactgacactgattcaggaggacctgagtacaaatctgacctcagacacttgacacttactagctgtgtgaccctgggcaagttacttaaccctcaatgccccgccaaaaaaaaagaaagaaagaaagaaagaaagaaagaaagaaagaaagaaagaaagaaagaaagaaagaaagaaagaaagaaagaaagaaaaaagaaaagtaaagaaattagaaggggaatggtttcagaagaacctgggaagacttatgtgaactgatgaagagtgaagtgaacagaaccaggcagtaacagcaatgttgccatgataatcaactgtgaaagacagctattctgataaaacaattctaaaggacttgtgatagaaaatagcATCCACCTACAGAAAGAGGACTGATAAGCTCTGAGTGCAACttgaataataaatgtaaaataagggatttgaactagataatcttgaAGTTCCCTCCTAGTTtttcatctatgatcctataaaaaaagatgaacataCATGATGTTGATGATGAACATATGATCTATATGATGAACATATAGATGTTGAATAGTAATGAGATTTAAATAGCCtcaagataggggcagctaggtggcgcactggatagagcaccagccctggagtcaggagtacctgagttcaaatctggcctcagacacttaacacttactagctgtgtgaccctgggcaagtcacttaaccccaattgccctgcaaaaaaataaaaataaaataaaagatatcaataaatagCCTCAAGATAAGCATAGAAGAGATACCATGTGGGTACATGATG includes:
- the LOC122729284 gene encoding antibacterial peptide PMAP-23-like; translation: MASFKIVLPLLFLGLIEAKAIQNQGLTYFDALTIAVTSYNEKTDEKNSFWFTAAEAQPKWDNHSRKPHYLSFTVKETTCLTTENITPVACDFKENGKEKYCQGIIKAINEKEADVWVKCAPLASHKVVRAKREVPKIVGKIFKKVLKEAIKMTIDELSKQKEDPDSKANK